The following are from one region of the Ruficoccus sp. ZRK36 genome:
- a CDS encoding alpha/beta fold hydrolase → MTTSSDWRTLYPFESHWLETPAGRVHYVDEGAGEQAVLFVHGNPSWSFFYRNLILGLRDKFRCVAIDHLGMGLSDKPQDFSYRLANRIEHLDTMIRTLDLKKFHLVVHDWGGAIGIGAALQHLGRLGRIQVMNTAAFRSARMPWQIGLCRAPLIGEFFVRALNGFAGSATCMAVEKKLPEAVKNGYLHPHRNWHDRVAVARFVQDIPMSPVHPSYPTLVDIEEHLPALAEHPMQIIWGMKDFCFNKDFLVEWEQRFPQAQVHRLDSAGHYLLEDEPEQTLKLTQGFLSASE, encoded by the coding sequence ATGACGACAAGCTCTGACTGGCGCACGCTGTACCCCTTTGAGTCTCACTGGCTCGAAACGCCCGCCGGACGCGTCCACTACGTGGATGAGGGGGCAGGGGAGCAGGCCGTTTTATTTGTTCACGGCAATCCCTCCTGGTCCTTCTTTTACCGTAATCTCATCCTCGGCCTGCGGGACAAGTTTCGCTGCGTAGCCATCGACCACCTCGGCATGGGCCTCTCGGATAAGCCTCAGGATTTCAGCTATCGTCTGGCGAATCGTATCGAGCATCTGGATACGATGATCCGCACGCTCGATCTGAAAAAGTTTCACCTCGTCGTCCACGACTGGGGTGGTGCGATCGGCATAGGAGCCGCCCTGCAACACCTCGGCCGCCTTGGCCGTATTCAGGTTATGAATACGGCGGCATTCCGGTCTGCTCGTATGCCCTGGCAGATCGGGCTTTGCCGGGCTCCGCTGATCGGAGAGTTTTTCGTACGCGCGTTGAATGGTTTTGCCGGGAGCGCGACCTGCATGGCCGTGGAGAAAAAACTGCCCGAGGCCGTCAAAAACGGCTACCTGCACCCGCACCGCAACTGGCACGACCGAGTGGCCGTGGCGCGCTTCGTGCAGGACATTCCGATGAGCCCCGTCCATCCCAGCTATCCCACGCTGGTGGACATCGAGGAGCACCTGCCGGCACTGGCGGAGCACCCGATGCAGATCATCTGGGGCATGAAGGATTTCTGCTTCAATAAAGACTTCCTCGTCGAGTGGGAGCAGCGCTTCCCGCAGGCGCAGGTCCACCGTCTCGACAGCGCCGGGCACTACTTATTGGAAGACGAGCCCGAGCAGACGCTTAAGCTCACGCAGGGCTTTCTGTCTGCGAGCGAGTAG
- a CDS encoding 3-oxoacyl-ACP synthase III — protein MRFTNVAIAALAHVEPPEVVTSADIEEHLRPLYERVKLPAGRLELMTGIRERRFWPVDTKPSFISAQAGEKALAKLPAEERGRIDLLIHCGVCRDRLEPSTASYVHGALGLPATTQLFDLSNACLGFMNALVMAAGMIESGQIERALLVSGENGKPLLERTLAQLLDPALTRKQVKPFFANLTIGAGGVAAVLTRKDLAPAGSPLLHSAVAQTDSEANRLCEGDAAGAGGLEMQTDAVALLEAGVALAQRTWTQFKATSGWDEQSPSRIVCHQVGRQHQVKLLEGLGIAPQKDYSTFETLGNAGSVSCPLTLSKGLETGAIAAGDKVALLGIGSGLCCLMLALEC, from the coding sequence ATGCGCTTTACAAACGTCGCCATCGCAGCGCTCGCCCATGTCGAGCCCCCCGAGGTTGTCACCTCTGCGGACATCGAGGAGCATCTGCGCCCCCTCTACGAGCGTGTAAAACTGCCCGCCGGACGCCTTGAGCTGATGACCGGTATCCGAGAGCGCCGTTTCTGGCCCGTGGATACGAAGCCCTCCTTTATCTCCGCCCAGGCGGGTGAAAAGGCGCTCGCCAAACTTCCCGCCGAAGAGCGTGGGCGTATTGACCTTTTGATACACTGTGGCGTCTGCCGTGACCGGCTCGAGCCATCCACGGCCTCTTATGTCCACGGTGCACTCGGCCTGCCCGCGACGACCCAGCTATTCGATCTTTCCAACGCCTGCCTCGGCTTCATGAACGCCCTCGTTATGGCCGCCGGGATGATCGAGTCCGGCCAGATCGAGCGCGCGCTGCTCGTCTCCGGCGAAAACGGCAAGCCCCTCCTCGAGCGCACACTGGCCCAGCTGCTCGACCCGGCCCTGACCCGTAAGCAGGTGAAACCCTTTTTCGCCAATCTCACCATCGGCGCTGGTGGTGTGGCCGCCGTGCTCACCCGTAAGGACCTAGCACCCGCGGGCTCGCCGCTCCTGCACTCCGCCGTGGCCCAGACAGACTCCGAGGCCAACCGCCTCTGTGAGGGCGATGCCGCTGGCGCAGGTGGGCTGGAGATGCAGACCGACGCAGTTGCACTGCTGGAGGCCGGAGTCGCGCTCGCGCAGCGCACATGGACACAGTTTAAGGCAACCTCTGGCTGGGATGAGCAATCGCCCTCGCGCATCGTCTGCCACCAGGTCGGCCGCCAGCATCAGGTCAAACTGCTGGAGGGGCTCGGTATCGCTCCGCAGAAGGACTACAGCACCTTTGAGACGCTCGGTAACGCCGGGTCCGTCTCGTGCCCGCTGACACTCTCCAAGGGCCTCGAAACCGGTGCGATCGCAGCCGGGGACAAGGTTGCGCTGCTCGGTATCGGCAGCGGTCTGTGCTGTCTCATGCTCGCCCTCGAGTGCTAA